In the genome of Cynocephalus volans isolate mCynVol1 chromosome 10, mCynVol1.pri, whole genome shotgun sequence, the window AGGCTGGGTTTCACTTTCTCCAAGTGCACAGAGGGAAGGAAAGGTTACATCAATGCCAAAGGCAAAGTCCAGTGCAAAGAGCCAAATTCATCCACtcgtatattttatttaagacaGCTCCATCGTAATGCTCCCCACACTTGTAATCATTTCACCTATGTCTGTCTCCCCCATTAGACTGGAAGCTCCAGGGGGCAGGACCATGTCTTTCTTACCCACCAAGCATCTTagtccagtgcctgacacatagtaagcgaGTGCTCAACAGttgttgaagaaatgaatgaatgaacagcaaCATTTGTTGAGTTCTTACATTGTACCAACACCTTACTTGCATCATCCTCATTTGGTCTTCACAACAACTCTGAAGAAACTAAGGCTAAGAGAGGTTAAATAGTTTATCTGTGTTCACACAGGTTATAAGATTGGAGCCAGCCAGTACTCTTACCATACATGAATAAACAAGTGAGCAGAAGGTGCTCTCAAAGCCAGCCTGATGATTTCCAACCCCAAAAGGCAAGTATAGGAACCTACAACCCCCATGCTGGCACCAACATATCTTGAAACGTCGGGTCCTTTCTCAGCCACTTCACATCAATTGGTGGGGTGCCTGCCGGTTAGGCCTCCCCTCTCCAGGCCTCTGattatctctaaaatggaaatGACAATCACTGACATTATTTACCTCACAGGGTAAAGGGCAGCCAATGTAAAGAAAGTAcagtacttaaaaaataaaagatgtactTTATAACCGAAGCCAGGTTTACAAGAGACCTAAAACTCAGTTTCTTCTCAAGAGGACACGTACTGGAGTTTCCCCACCCCTCCTGAGAGTCAAGGTGCTTCTCCAACTTTAATGACCATACAAATCACAAACAGCCTCGGAATCTCCTTAGGCTACAAATTcttattcagtaggtctggggtggggcctgaggtcTGCTTTGCCAATGCTCTCAGCGATGCCAATCCTGTGGCCCTCAGGCCATACTGAGTAGCACAGACCTAGTGGACAGAGCAAAGTTAAATCCCAGTGATGTTTCTTACACTGCGAGAACTCAGGGGAGTTGATTCACTTCTCtgaacctccttttcctcacctataaagtgAGGGTGATGATGCCCACCTTGTAGATATAGGTATTACAAATCCAAGGGTAAAAGGCATAATAAAGACTGTCGGCCATTTCACTATActagaaggaaggaggggagagagtgCATAACTGCAGTTTCTTTCTTTGGTCAATAGAGGTCACCTTTGCATCATTTCGGCTTATGAATGTAGGGAGCCTGTGGCCTCAGAGGAGACTCCAGGCTTCTGAGTCACTGGGGTTCCTGGTACTCGGCCACTGCCTGGTACATCCGAGTGACACCATTATATTAAGGCAGGGCCATCTCTAAGTCATGGCCTCCAGCCCGGTGGGGAAATTAAACCAATCAAATAATCACAGAAACTAATTGTGTAGGTACATGTGATAAATACAGATATTATGAATCCAGGTTTGGTAATATGAACCCAGGTTTCCTAGATATgatactattaaaattttttcagtatGTTTGGAGGAAGGCCAGAGACCATTCAGCCGGGAAGAAGGCAAATACTCCATCCTTAAAGCCTGTCAAGTCTCTTAGGGGAAATAGGCATAAGATTCATCCATTTGGCCATTCTTCCATTAAAAACGAAATTATGCATTAGTTAAGAGAATGCTACCTATAGCAGATAAACCCTAATATCCCAGTGGCTTAATACAATGTTTATAAATCACATCACAGTCTAATACAAATGGTCCTGGTCAGGCACATGAAAGCAGTGATGAGGTATGAGGCTAGCAGGTGGGTGGTTACAAGTTTTCAGATAGTGTGGTCAACCCTTGGAGTAAATACTGTTGAAGACATTCCCCCCCCACCCAAGAAATTCTTTGGGTGTCTTTAGGTGTATCGCTGGGCTGATACTGCAGTAGCTGTCAGTTTGACTAAGGGTCCACAGCTGCCCTCTTCTCAGTCGAGTTGCCCTCTATTGAAAGGGCACCCAAACCTCAGCTGGGAAGTTACATTACACAGTAAGTGGCTGGTTGAAGTGGACACCCAAGGCTGTTAGTCCACCCCCCAACTTCCAGTCCCCACCCCTGGCCTCAAAGTGAGGCTAACTTTATTGTGCTCTAGGGAACCTCTGTAGTCAGGCTGGAGCCAGTCTCTAACTGAGATCATATTCTTGCTGACCTTTCTTCACATGCCCTATCTTGCTTTCCCCATGCAATAAATCAATTTTACAGGAATCCCCATCTTATCTCAGGCCCTTCTTCTAAGGAATCTACCCAGTCCCTGAGTCCCCTTCCTTCCCCTACTCCGGCCACAGTCCGGGAGATTAGTTTATTCCCTGGAGCAACTGAATGGAAAGCCTCCTGACTCAGGAACCTGAAATTCAGGAGAGTGCAGTGGAGATGTGAGGAGCCAAAAAAGGGGAAGTTATGTGGAATTCTACCTCCTGAACTGATGAGACCTCAATCTCTCTCATCTGCCTGCTCTAAAAGACTGGCAGCAAGGTTTTTATACCCTGACAGAAGATGAATCTCAAGAGAAGGTGAATGACCTCAATGAAAAGACCTACAGACAACCCAATGTAAAGTGTGGGTCCCTGCTTGAATCCTATGGTGATGGGCCCAGCTGACAAATAAGGTGCAACCAAGTACACAGCTTTCAGTCAGCAGACACTTGGCTATGAACAATAGATACATAGGGAGATTTGAGGAAAGTTTCTAACATATAAGAAAGAGACCAAAATAGCAATCTGAGAAAAGAGCAACTCAGAGCAGAGCTAAtgcagggagaaaaagaaaagaaaagggaataaaacaatattttcagagaaataaagacattgcaattatgaaacaagaaaatgatgaaaatttaTAGAGTATGATAGccaaactaaaaaaaatcaatcaagaaAAAGTTGTGAAAAGTTATGAAAATCTcccagaaagaaaagcaaaaatacaaattaaaaagagaaaggagaacatTCTGGTGACAAaccccaacagaaaaaaaaaaaaaaaaaaaaaaaaactatgaactgtgagaaaggaatgaaaaataatgatCATATGAAAACTCAGTAAGATACAAGAGAAAAagacaattcaacaaaatcaggaaGACAATTtgatatgaatgagaaatttagcaaagagatagatatcattaaaaaaagaaacagaaatactacagctgaagaattcaataaatgaaataaaaaatgcaaaggaGAGGTTCAACAGCATACTCTGAACTCAAAgataggtcatttgaaattacccaaagcagggaaaaagaatgaataaagccTACAGGAATTAAAAGACACTGTTGAGTGGACAAATATCCAAATTATAGGTATTCCTGAattagaagaaaagggaaaagacattgaaaacctatttaatgacataatagctgaaaacttcccaagtcttgggagagatatagaTATACAGGTCAAGaaaactcaaaggtccccaaagagGTTCATCCCAAAAGGTTCTCCCCaagcacattataatcaaaatgtcaaaagtcaaagacaaagagaattctaaaaacagcaaaagagcAGTGTCAGGTCATATATAAAGGAATCCCCAATAATCTAACAGCagatttctaagcagaaaacttacaggcaggccaggagagaatgggatgatacatacAAActgctgaaagagaaaaaattgccagctaggaatactacacccagcaaagctatcatttagaaatgaaagagaaataaaggttttcacagacaaacaaaaactgatggATTTCATCACTACTagatcacccttacaagaaatgatcaagggagtcctacatctgcaAGTGAAAGGACAATaattatcataaaaaaaaaaaaataagaggataaaactcactggtaatgCAGGTACacaaatggagaagaaaaaggaataaaaccatATCACTACAGAATACCACCAAACTGCAATGATGAATAatgagacaaaaaaggaaaaaaagatacacaaaaccacgagacaatcaacaaaatgatggatctcttttttaattttttttttttatcattacacaatgtatgaAGCTCCTACCTATTAATAATaatcttgggctggctggttagctcagttggttagagcacaaccttataacaccaagtcacaggttcagatccctttactagccagctgccaaaaagagataaaaaataaaaataaccttgaatgtaaatggactaaactccaattaaaagatatagactggttgaatggattaaaaacaagatgcaggctggccagttagcttgatTGGATATAGcatggagttataacaccaaggtcaagggtttggatccctgaaccatccagccaccaaaaaaatttttttaatttaaataacaagacccaactatatgctcccTTCAAGaaacttcacctgtaaagacaaacatagactgaaagtaaaaggatggaaaatgatattcCATGCAAGAAACCAAAAGCAAGGAGAAGTACCTATATTTATAtcggataaaacagactttaaatcaaaaactgtaaaaaaagacaaggtcattacataatgtaaaagGAGTTGATTCAGCAAATGACTATAACAATCATAAagatatatgcacctaacaataGAGCaaccatatatataaagcaaattttattaaatctgaAAGGATAggctccaatacaataatagctggggacttcAACTCCTCACTCTTATGAACAACACTgtaccaacaaattggaaaacctgcaggatatggataaatttctggacatgtacaaTGTACCAAgattgagccaagaagaaatagaaaacctgaacagaccaattatgAGGAGCAAaactgaatcagtaataaaaaatatttcattaagaaAAGCTCAAGACTGTATGGCTTCACagatgaattctgccaaacatttaaacaggaattaatatcaattttcagggttgaccagttagctcagttggttagagcatagtgctgataacaccaaggcccagggttcaatccctgtactggccagacacacacacacacacacacacacacacacacacacacactctctcaatCAATCAATTTCaattcttaaactcttccaaaaaattgaagatcaaggaattcttccaaactcattctatgagaacAGCATtgtcctgataccaaaaccagacaagggcacaaataataataataataataataataataataatttttaaaaactataggccaatatacctgataaataagattttaaaattctcaccaaaatagtagcaaactgaatccagaaGCATATTcaaaagattattcaccatgatcaagtgggatttatcccaggaatgcaatgttggttcaacatacacaaataaataaatgcgacacaccacatcaacaaaatgaagtacaaaaaccatatgatcatctcaattgatgcagaaaaagcatttgataaaattctacatcactttctgattaaaaaaaaaccttaacacattaggtgtagaaggaatgtaACTTAACCCactaaaggccatatatgacaaacccacaggtaATAGCATacagaactggaacaagacaaagatgcccactttctaCTCATATTCCACATAATACTGaaagtcttagccagagcaattaggcaagagaaagaagtcaactcgtccctgtttgtagatatgatcttatatacagaaaaccctaaaagctccaccaaaaatctcttagaactgataaacttAGTAAAgttccaggatacaaaatcagcaaaaACTCAGTAGCACTTTTATACACCAAGAACCagcaatatgaaaaagaaatcaagaaagcaatctcatttacaatagctgttataaaatacctaggaattaatttaaccaaggagataaaagatttctacaaggaaaactgtaaaacactgatgaaagaaattaaagactcttctcccttcctcttcctccccagcttccctccctctcttccactTTTGTCcctactccctccctccctctctctcaaacATACCCCCAGTtgtgccttctctctccctcccctctccattTTGTCCACAGCAGCTAGGGCCTGCAGTCTCCCGTGCAGGACCCAGCCGGTACCCCAGGTCTCCCTTTAGTGCCAGGTAAACGGGAAGCCAGAAGTAACCAGGCGGGGGAGGACAGAGCAGGAACGGGATGTCagagccctccccaccccaggtatGGGCAAGCTGCTGCTGGGGTCACCCCCTCCAGGAGAAGGGGGGAGACTTGAGATTGGTGGGTGGGGAGCCTGGGGGCCCTAGTGAGCCTCCTGGTGGAGGGTCTGGGCGGGAGTAGCAGGTGGGGGTACGGTCCTGGGAGGCTGAGGGAAGCAAGACATTGGGGGCATTCTGCAGCAGATAATGACCATCACCAACCAGCGCCTGGACAAGGCCCGGGCCAAGAAACAGGCCCTAAACTGCCACTGAAGGAAGCCTGCTCTCTTTAGCGTTCTGTGTGAAATCAAAGAGAAAACCAGCCGCGGCCTCAGCATTCGAAGCTCCTAAGAGGAGGAGCTGGTGGACCCACAGCTGATGCGCTTGGACAATGTGCTTCTGGCAGAGGGTGTGGCTGGGCCCGAGAAAAGGGGTTGGGGGTGCTCAGCAGCTGCAGCCGCTGCAGCCTCTGGGGGCATCGTGTCCCCTGACAACTCCATCGAGCATTCGGACTACCGCAGCAAACTTACCGAGATCTGTCACATCTACCACTCAGAGTTGGAGACGTATGAGCAGGCATGTAATGAGTTCACGACCCATGTCATGAACCTGCTGAGGGAGCAGAGCCGCACGCGGCCGGCCGTGGCACCCAGGGAGATGGGGCGCATGGTGAGCATCTTCCACCGAAAGTTCAGCACCACCCGGATGCAGCTCAAGCAGGGCACCTGCCACACTGTCATGATCCTGCATTCCCGCTTCCTGGGTGCCAGACGAAAATGCCCTAACTTCAGCAGACAAGCCACTGAGGTCCTGAATGGGTATTTCTGTTCCCACCTGAGTAACCCATATCCCAGTGAGGAGGCTGAGGAAGAGCTCGCCAAAAAGTGTGGCATCACCGTCTCTCAGGTAGGTCTCCAGCTGGTTTGGCAACAAACAGATCtactataagaaaaatattggaaaGTTCCAAGAGGAGGCAAACATCTATGCCACCAAGACTGCAGTGTCAGCCACCCAGGGGGACCACAGCCGCACCAGCTCCCCAGCACACCCTTCCTCCGCAGGATCCAGAGACATGTTTCTGGGGATGCTCGGGCTCAACAGAGATGCCTACTCTGCTTCCCAGGTGGAATCACTCTGACACTCGATGAGGCCAGGGGGCTGCAGATATAACCCTGGGGGTGGCCGGAGGTACAGCCCTCGGAAAATGAGGGCAAATGGCGGCTGGCAGGAGGCTGTGACCCCATCCTCAGTGACATCCCCAACAGAGGGATCAGGGAGTGTTCAATCCGACACCTCCTACTGGTCTTGCCCTTCAGGATCACAGGGTTGGAGCCCTCACAAGTGACTCTTGAAGAGGACGCAGGCATCCAGAGGACAAACCCCAAACACAGGAGAAGCACAAGACAAAAGTGCGAATGGGGTTGTCCCCTCCCCAACTAGACTCTCTCAGTGCTGGGGGTGCTGACTACATGTCAGGGAAAATGGGACCCCTAAGGGGAGAGTGGagtctgtctcctctttttttccttttttctttttttattgaatcataattgattatacatatttttggtattcgatgttgacatatgttgatcaaatcaatattattagtatgtatattgttacaaattgtacttattctttatgccccttgtccaatctctccccatccccctctccctcccccccaccactgataaccttagatttcttctctccctctgaaagagtaatggttactctgttgatttgttgtccaatgctgaaaggtgtgttcaggttccccaatattatcatagagcagatgcttcttctgtcactctggaatgagctttgtggagagagacatcctcttcttttctttggtctttcactcttttttctctccccctttctcttttacacagaaacacacacacaccagaaacCTACTTCTCCAacctccttttctcctcttcctctgtctctgtctctttccccatccctctccctctctcataTACACCCACATGCAActattctgtttctctctctctgggcttCCCCACTTTCCCTTCCACACCCCAC includes:
- the LOC134387441 gene encoding LOW QUALITY PROTEIN: pre-B-cell leukemia transcription factor 2-like (The sequence of the model RefSeq protein was modified relative to this genomic sequence to represent the inferred CDS: substituted 3 bases at 3 genomic stop codons), translated to MSEPSPPQQDIGGILQQIMTITNQRLDKARAKKQALNCHXRKPALFSVLCEIKEKTSRGLSIRSSXEEELVDPQLMRLDNVLLAEGVAGPEKRGWGCSAAAAAAASGGIVSPDNSIEHSDYRSKLTEICHIYHSELETYEQACNEFTTHVMNLLREQSRTRPAVAPREMGRMVSIFHRKFSTTRMQLKQGTCHTVMILHSRFLGARRKCPNFSRQATEVLNGYFCSHLSNPYPSEEAEEELAKKCGITVSQVESLXHSMRPGGCRYNPGGGRRYSPRKMRANGGWQEAVTPSSVTSPTEGSGSVQSDTSYWSCPSGSQGWSPHKCDSQEVLVRERKTNRTAKEAHLAPDLSLGPLAQDKRDPSDSGNQPQGVLGPCSPENTCTSPSFLQTNTDRSLYTNLHSWNVGANVLYLESPAGMGYSHPLSQKYQTDDQLVNGYDAQGIGYPAEKLVKEAELGSSGEADIKQVITSGKKEEILWTKEGDIAADNYQALLSFFEKFPTFARHDFYVFGESSGGVFVPSSVNRLSRIWFLSTSSPRASLNICSYSEGICTFFSTIEDNCFCAVLAAYGTYDMIQSSGLNIYKLY